From a region of the Fuerstiella sp. genome:
- a CDS encoding TraB/GumN family protein gives MARPLWLVIVLLFQALSASARDEGPVTIERPFLWEFWEPGSRVTSYLFGTIHVNDPNITKLHPAVLSAFGSASAVWFEIDFVKDNVVQTRAVSLPPGRHLESLIPKSAVGRIDRRLKKLSPLLTRNVLPEFRVVMWPLVLANLEAQMSRPGTAPMDMQLQMSAGEAGKKTGGLEDPSRQLQPLLDLSIEKQIEFLEASLDMMDADDAGGIHPLEQLVKIYASGDSHALQEYLLQEINRPEMSEDLKTLLIETLLIRRNARMVRAIVANLKAEPGEVHFVAVGTAHLLGKESVVEGLREAGFTVRRVSVTDEHKKE, from the coding sequence ATGGCACGACCTTTATGGCTGGTGATCGTTCTGTTGTTTCAGGCTCTTTCCGCGTCAGCGAGGGATGAGGGGCCTGTTACGATCGAGCGGCCGTTTCTCTGGGAATTTTGGGAGCCCGGTTCCCGTGTTACGTCGTATCTGTTTGGTACGATCCATGTCAATGATCCGAACATTACGAAGCTGCACCCCGCTGTGCTTTCGGCGTTTGGTTCTGCTTCAGCAGTCTGGTTTGAAATCGATTTTGTAAAAGACAATGTTGTTCAAACCAGGGCAGTTTCGTTGCCGCCAGGCCGACATCTTGAATCCTTAATTCCGAAATCCGCAGTTGGTCGGATCGATCGGCGGCTTAAGAAGCTCAGCCCGTTGCTTACGCGAAACGTTCTTCCGGAATTCCGTGTGGTAATGTGGCCACTGGTTTTGGCCAATCTTGAAGCTCAGATGAGCCGGCCGGGTACAGCTCCAATGGACATGCAGCTTCAGATGTCCGCTGGTGAGGCTGGTAAGAAGACCGGAGGCCTGGAAGACCCGTCTCGCCAGCTTCAGCCGCTTCTGGATCTGTCGATTGAAAAGCAAATCGAATTTCTTGAAGCATCGCTCGACATGATGGATGCAGACGATGCCGGCGGCATTCACCCACTTGAGCAGCTTGTCAAAATTTATGCGTCTGGAGACAGCCACGCTCTGCAGGAGTATTTGCTGCAGGAAATAAATCGCCCTGAAATGTCTGAGGATCTGAAAACTTTGTTGATCGAGACTTTGTTGATCAGGCGGAATGCCCGTATGGTCCGGGCGATCGTGGCAAATCTGAAGGCGGAACCTGGTGAAGTGCATTTCGTGGCAGTCGGTACCGCACATTTGCTGGGAAAGGAATCCGTAGTCGAAGGTCTGCGAGAAGCCGGATTTACAGTGCGGCGTGTGTCCGTCACTGATGAGCATAAAAAAGAATAG
- a CDS encoding metallophosphoesterase family protein, giving the protein MRFFLSSVLIVLLLFVSVGLRAEDRVSSVRVTPLVPVEEQWKPSAVPDRIVISWSDDPSTTMSVTWRTDTTVRQAVAEIAPAEGGPKFVTSSKSIDASSQSLETNLGPSLRHTVTFQGLKPQHEYLYRVGDGTNWSEWADFRTASSEAAPFSFVYFGDAQNDVKSHWSRVVRRAFRDAPRASFFLHAGDLINRSDNDAEWGEWFYAGGFIHRSTPCVATPGNHEFGRVGDTDQRRLSIHWQPQFAFPQNGPDGLRETAYWFDFQGTRIVSLNSNDRIEEQAEWLDAVLTDNPNQWTVMTFHHPMYSASAGRDNPRLRELWQPVIDKHHVDLVLQGHDHTYARSQLMTAEVNLITGVSHQDPNTGTVYVVSVSGPKMYELGRRPFMRRAAEDTQLYQIIRIDGVQLIYEARTAVGELYDGFLLRKDEGAKRTLIEQIPGLRESRRPESERRKK; this is encoded by the coding sequence ATGCGATTTTTCCTGTCTTCTGTGTTGATCGTACTGCTGCTTTTTGTGTCCGTCGGATTACGGGCAGAAGATCGGGTGTCGTCCGTTCGCGTGACGCCGCTTGTTCCGGTCGAAGAGCAGTGGAAGCCCAGCGCCGTACCTGACCGCATTGTGATCAGCTGGAGTGACGATCCGTCGACCACGATGTCGGTTACCTGGCGCACAGACACTACGGTCCGACAGGCGGTTGCTGAGATTGCTCCGGCGGAAGGTGGTCCGAAGTTCGTCACCAGCAGCAAATCCATCGACGCCTCATCGCAGTCGCTGGAAACGAATTTGGGACCTTCGCTGAGGCACACTGTGACATTCCAGGGACTGAAGCCTCAGCATGAGTATCTGTACCGTGTCGGTGACGGGACCAACTGGAGCGAGTGGGCTGATTTTCGGACGGCCTCGTCGGAAGCTGCACCGTTTAGTTTTGTGTATTTTGGAGATGCTCAGAATGACGTGAAGTCACACTGGTCACGTGTTGTGCGGCGAGCCTTTCGTGATGCTCCCAGGGCGTCATTCTTTCTTCATGCAGGTGATTTGATTAACCGATCTGATAACGATGCAGAGTGGGGTGAGTGGTTCTATGCGGGGGGCTTCATTCATCGATCCACTCCGTGTGTCGCGACACCTGGCAATCATGAATTCGGACGTGTGGGAGATACCGATCAACGTCGTCTCTCTATTCACTGGCAGCCTCAGTTCGCGTTTCCTCAAAATGGTCCGGACGGGCTCAGGGAGACAGCCTACTGGTTTGACTTCCAGGGAACACGGATCGTCTCACTGAACTCGAATGACAGGATCGAGGAGCAGGCGGAGTGGCTGGATGCTGTGCTGACAGACAATCCAAATCAGTGGACTGTGATGACGTTCCATCATCCGATGTACTCGGCCAGCGCCGGCCGTGACAATCCCCGTCTGCGCGAGTTGTGGCAACCCGTTATCGATAAACACCATGTGGATCTTGTTCTGCAGGGTCACGACCACACGTACGCCCGTTCTCAGCTGATGACAGCTGAAGTGAACCTGATCACGGGAGTTTCTCATCAGGATCCGAATACGGGGACTGTTTATGTTGTGTCGGTGAGTGGTCCAAAAATGTATGAATTGGGTCGTCGACCGTTCATGCGGCGAGCTGCCGAGGATACGCAATTGTATCAGATCATCAGGATCGACGGTGTGCAGCTGATCTACGAAGCCCGCACAGCTGTCGGCGAACTTTACGACGGTTTTTTGCTACGCAAAGACGAGGGCGCGAAACGCACTCTGATCGAACAGATTCCGGGTCTCCGTGAATCACGACGTCCGGAAAGTGAACGTCGGAAAAAGTGA
- a CDS encoding galactitol-1-phosphate 5-dehydrogenase yields MKALLLSEYKKLDLIELHQPEIGDDDVLIQVQACGICGSDIHGWDGSSGRRVPPLVMGHEASGIVAAVGSRVTDFVTGDRVTFDSMVSCGSCWFCSHGDANLCENRMVLGVSCGDYRRYGAFAEFISVPARIVYRIPETLSFEHAALIEAVSVAVHAANRTPIRLGDTAVVVGSGMIGLLVIQAVRLAGCSRVIATDVNDHRLNVARTLGADFTINAADEDAPAKIHELTQGRGADVAMEVVGTTPTIKSAIAGTRKGGSVTLVGNVTPEIDLPLQDVVTRELSLYGTCGCNGEYPACIALLESGAIQVEPLITARAPLEDGADWFRRLYEGEPNAMKVLLCPQHEGSAD; encoded by the coding sequence GTGAAAGCACTTTTGCTGTCGGAATACAAAAAGCTGGACCTCATTGAACTTCATCAGCCGGAAATCGGTGACGACGATGTCTTAATTCAGGTGCAGGCGTGCGGCATTTGTGGCAGTGATATCCACGGCTGGGACGGCAGCAGCGGACGTCGTGTCCCTCCACTTGTCATGGGGCATGAAGCGTCCGGTATTGTCGCTGCCGTCGGCAGCCGGGTGACAGATTTTGTGACAGGCGACCGTGTCACCTTCGATTCAATGGTTTCCTGTGGCAGCTGCTGGTTTTGCTCTCACGGCGACGCCAACCTGTGTGAGAACAGAATGGTGCTGGGAGTCTCATGCGGGGATTACCGCCGATACGGAGCCTTCGCCGAATTCATTTCTGTGCCGGCCCGCATTGTCTACCGTATTCCGGAAACCCTGTCGTTCGAACACGCCGCATTGATCGAAGCTGTCTCGGTCGCGGTTCACGCAGCCAATCGCACCCCGATCAGACTGGGCGACACAGCAGTTGTCGTTGGCAGCGGAATGATCGGACTGTTAGTCATTCAGGCCGTGCGTCTCGCCGGCTGCAGTCGCGTTATTGCTACGGATGTCAATGATCATCGACTGAACGTCGCACGTACTTTGGGTGCAGACTTCACAATCAATGCAGCAGACGAGGACGCTCCGGCGAAAATTCACGAACTGACACAGGGCCGAGGAGCAGATGTGGCAATGGAAGTGGTCGGTACGACGCCGACGATCAAATCCGCAATCGCCGGTACTCGCAAAGGTGGTTCCGTAACCCTGGTCGGCAACGTAACGCCGGAAATCGATCTACCGCTGCAGGACGTCGTCACCCGGGAACTGAGTCTTTACGGAACCTGTGGCTGCAATGGTGAATACCCGGCATGTATCGCACTTCTGGAAAGCGGTGCGATCCAGGTGGAACCTCTGATAACTGCCCGGGCTCCCCTTGAGGACGGAGCAGACTGGTTTCGCAGACTCTACGAAGGTGAACCGAACGCAATGAAGGTCCTGTTGTGTCCCCAACACGAGGGTTCCGCGGACTGA